From Daucus carota subsp. sativus chromosome 6, DH1 v3.0, whole genome shotgun sequence:
CAAGAATTTGCAGCAAAACAAGTTGACAGGTGAGGGACAATAGTTATACACCATATTAGAAAGATTAAGACACTTCCCCAATCAACTATTTCATCAGAAATAAGAGTATAAGATAGAAAGTAGAATTTTTAGTAACCATTGATCTAGAGTGTAGGCAGATGACAACTCATTCTTCTCCAAGcgctttattttctttcttctacTACATATACAGCTTCTAGTATTTATTAATGGAGTTCTTACATGGATCATTATCTATGTTTATTTCTTATATTCTTCACCAATTTCAGTATTTGTTTCTGGCGACTTCTGCTTCAGTTTTACTTCGAGCTAATTTCACTTTGAAGTCATGTAACAACACAGACATAATTCAGACAGAAGATAAATTTAGAGTCCCAGAATACCCAGCTTCACAAGATAAAAGTAAGCAAGCCAAAATATATGGAATATCAAAATCCATGCAATAGATCAGTTCTAGAAACTTACACCAACAAGGAAATGCAGCCACATAGGTCCTTTAACCCATCTCCGAACAATTGGCATCGCTGAAAACAAATGACTTTACCAATTAAAAGAAGAAAGTTTGGATGATACTTCATACAtccaaattataataaattcatacAGGATTCCATCGCATATGAAAACATGACTTCTTTGCTATTCTTACATAGTTAAGAACTTTAGATTACAATAGCCACACGATTATATCAGAAAATGCAACCAGTAGCAAAAACAATATTTTCAATATTCCCTCCACTTTGAAAAACATAAGTCATGTGACTTTTTTGCACACTTCAGAATTTTTAAACGAATAGtcgaaataatttttattttctttttatatataaaaaaatataattaatactaAAAAGGACTTGAAATTATGTGCAGAAAATTCAaccgacttatatttcaaaatggaGGGTGTATAACACAACACAACACAGCACTGTAGCAAAAAGACATAATGGACAAGCATTAAAATTCAAGGTCACTAAAACTAcagcaagaaacaaaaatatatactaatttCAACACTTAATAGACTACACATCGAGCTTAAACTTCTGTAGACCTAAATTCTATAACTGATAGAGACCTAAAGATCACAAGCTGTAATAGTAACCTTACCATGGTTGAATCCGTAGAATGCACTAGCTGTACCACCAACAGCTGAACCAATCTATCAAATGCTAACAAAGTATTATGATAATGACAAACtaatagtaaaaaaaatgaaatcagAACACTTGGTTAAGATTTTAATTTCATGACAAATATTACCATGGAAAAGCTGTCCCTGATGAGTGGCGCAATAGTCCAATTGCTAGTTTCCTGAGACAAATTAGAtagatatgtaaatatataagcATAAAATAACGGAATAATCACGATTGGAAGTAGTGCCCAGAACAATTTGATTCGCTAATAGCTTATATATATGGAAAAATTTAAGTGGCAGAGAGTGATGGAGGGGAaggggggggagagagggagggacagagggggagggagggagagggagggagggagggagagagagagagagagagagagagagagagagagagagagagagagaccatGTGTTTGGAGAGAGGACCGGCACAGTGATGACATCTCTCGCAGGTCTTAGGGTTTGGATCTTCCATCACCATCACTTTCTCGCTGAATCTCTGTAAGTATTGTCTATACAACCTCCTTTTGAAGTTTCAATCCTCCTCTGTTTCTTTCTCTACGGGGGTCCATTTGTCAAATGCAGCCTAAAACCCTCCCCcctttttcttaaaataaatcaaaaaatatattaacttaaattaaatcttaaaaatattaatttatattaatttaaatttaaaagtcaATATTAGAGGGAAGAAATTTTGATCTTTAGACAGAAAAGCAAGTAgttcaattttcttttctttctaccaaataaattaaaaatatatatcaatttaaatttaatattaaaaataatatataatattaatttgaatttacaaAGTCAATATTAGAGGGGGGAGGGGGATCCTTTCTCATTAGATTGTAAAGCAAGTAGTTCTATCAGATTCTGGACTTTCATGTTtccctcttctttcttttttttttgctaagtcgTGTTTCCTCTTTTACTAACACTaggtaataaaaataattttattattttaaataaaggaCTGGTTAAAACCTCTTAAAAGCAGCAGACTCAGACAGTGCATCACATCATTGGTAATATTCAGAATCTGCTAATAAACATGAGTAGTTCCATTTACAACACAAACGATAAACAAACTTGACTTCAGTGAAGTCCATACATACAAATAATATCATTGCATACAAGTCAATAGAAGGATCGCAATAACATCGGCAAATGCCACGAAAGATGCTGTACCAAGGTCGTCAGCCATCTTGGAAACAGAACTTGCCTAAGCTTTAGGTAGACGTGGTCGCGATTAAAACCGAAACTCACCTTGTcatttgtcttgcccaaagcAGTGAAATAGTGCCCCAAGTCAGGTACCCACACCACCAAAGGATTGCACAATTGAAGAACACAACCTGCCAAAGTGGATCAGACGGCTTGATATCCGTTATTTTCCCTTGGCAACTTGATAGAATGTCAAATGATCAAAGGCCAAAGAACCATAATCtcagtctttcttcttcttgttcctTATCTGCTTGACTCCTCCACAAATCTATGTAAACCTGTTGAAGACTAAATATAGGCAAGCCAAGAAAATCCTCAAGAcagaattttaaaatagtaaCTAGGTCACTCGCAACTGGAGCAGCAGCATCCGACTTTTAAGAACTTCGAacgattaaatttaaaataactttGGAAACAACTACCACATGTGCTCTCAGCGCCTTAAGttgagtgtatatatatttgtctaTAATTTGTATTGTCTATGGTTACAACTGTACTTGACTCAAAAAAGTGAGCTCAGATGTGGAATTCTGTTGGCCTTTACGAATATCTTTTCTTTGGAGGGCTTGGCTTCCCAGATACATCACCGATAAGGATGCAAAAAGGTACACAAGGCAATCAGATATCTGGTCTGCCGGCTGTAAATGATGAAAGAAGCCCTGCAGCTTGGACAGGTAAAATGTCACCAAACCTACTAACTTGTCCATCTGTTAGCATGGAACCCAGTCTTAGGGTACTCTCACCAAATCTGCTTCCAACCTGCCAATACAGAAGCAATTATTTAACCGCCAGAAAAACGCCGATTCGAATTTAAATTTCTCAAACTAAAACAACTTATAAGTAATGACTTCCTCCGAAAGTTAGTTCAGGAATCTactaatgtatatataattatgattatGCTTATTACCTGCATGAAAGATTTCAAAAAAGGAGTTGCCACCCCAAAACCTGAATCCTCATCAATATCAATATTTCGGGAATGCTCATTGTGCATGTAATCTTTCCACGAATTTCTTGAAGAGACATCATCCATGGATGCTGAGATAGATGTCTTACTTGTTCCCTTTGCTGACAATGCCGGGGcactgaaaataataataaatgtaaCCAATCATTACAAAGCAGTAAATCTAAAGTAGCTAGATTGTACTCCTTAGTTGTTTGCTATTGCAAAAGAGGCCCTCCTTGTAATCTAAACAAATCACACACTACGGCAACAACTAAAACATGTATAATACAGTACTCcataataataagaatataGTAGAGATACAGTTATTCATACGAAAGGTTTAGACCTTCTATGAATACAAACACAAAGGCccattgataaaaaaaaattaatttacaccctgctcccgagttttaaaaagggaggaaagcaagtgaagaggAAAGAAAGTTATCTAACTTTCACTCCTACtcgtgctcccgagttttttaaagGGAGGAAAGCGAGTGAAAGTGAGTGAAAATATAGCATACTTTCACTCTAaaactttcactccaaaagtgggatgaaagtgaaagcacaCTTTCTTTCACTTGcattcacttgctttctctcatgaaaaaactcgggagcaaggCCTTAAGTTTATTAAAATAAGAACATATACCTAATTGGAAGGTATTTGAAGCGGGGAACAGTGGAGCATCTCATAATATTTGATTCTGAATTAGTAGGTAACTTTTGCACAGCGTCTGTGTACATCCGGTTGAGTTGCACAAAGAACCCAAAGAGGACAGCATGACGTAGATAGGACTGCTTCTCATTCTCCCATAAATATGGCTCATACCTTAAAATGAGCAAAAACAGAATACAGCGTCACTCCAACTATTCTAGCATAATTGATACAAGAGATAGGAGGAAAGAGGTCAAATGAACTTATATCATAAGATATTAACTATTGCATAGTTTTTTGTAATACCTGAAACGTAAAATATTTGAATGACTGTAGCTTAACATATATGAACAGTTAGGAGCCTTATAGTAATAAGACTAGATCCTATCTCCTCTTTGCAAATATATAGAAaactttaattaaaatctatatatatttctcaATATCTCCCATCCTTTCTTAGATCTTCCAACAAGAACATCATGTATCAAACCATTACAAAAATtcttaattaaaagaaaaattttacAGAATAGAAGTTTGACTTTAAAAGCAGATGAAGAAAGAGATCTCAAAACGAGTCCTAAAAAATATGTGCAATTCATTGGACCTGAGTCGAAGTGGGCTATTTGAATCATAACGAGGTCCAAATTATTTAGCACAGGAAATAACATTAGAAAAAAGGCTTACGTGAGCCAATCTATTGGATCCAGCCTCTGTGCAAGACGATTGATTAACGCATCTATTCGCTCCCCACTGACAGACTTTTTTGTTTGGTGTTTATCCTGTCTCTTTCTATAAGAAGTCTTTACTTTGGGAGGTCTCGAAACATCTCCATTCCCACTAGAATCACCCCCGGAAAGAATGTCAGCAGAAAATCTTAAATCTAAGAGAATTTGAAGCACTCCTTTTTCTGACACACGCGTATCAAGAACCTCTTGATTAGAAAGAAGATCCCCATATATACCAATGACCTGCATAACATATATTTAATCAGCGGTGTAAGATGAACTGAAACTTCTTTTACACGACAAGGTGATGTAAAACAACTTCCAAAAGAAAATCGATGTATAAAGTTGTCAGAAGAGAATTTGGAAAACTTGAATCCATTAGAACAACCATTATATTATCAATTTAATTTACTAAATCAGGGTGCTATACTCTGGGTGTTAAACAATGGAGTATAAAATTAGAGATTATACCAGCATGCTAGATTTCTATATAGAATAATCACTTAACAAACGAAAAAGATATAGAATAATTATATGttcaactaaattataataCCTTTTCCAATAACTTCAAGGCAAAATTCTGCAAAATTGTTCTGTCTAGAACATGACCACCAACTCTATGAATTTCTTCACAAGCTTGGAACAAGAAAGAAGTAATATACAAGGAAGGCATAGAGGGAAGTGATATTTTCATCTCTGAGGGGCTATCCGCAGACTGCTCGGGCTTGACAACTGTCTCCTCCCAACCCTATTGAATGAATAAAAAGTTATTAGCTTAGAAAATTAGcaaaaacttttaaaagaaTTGTAATTTTAGTGAATTTAATTGCAAAAGTACAATGTTGAAAGCAAACAATTGATGTTAAAAAGACAGAAGACTACATAGACTCATTGCACACATGACAAAGGCTGACAATATATATCGACCACAACTAATAAAAAATGCAAATAGGTTTAAAGTGAGAGGTATAAAGTATACACTATAAGAGATGAACTGGATACTTATTTCCTTTTTTCCCGCTAAATTAGTTGGGTACAATAAAAAAGTGTCAAGAAGAAAATTCTTATACTCGGCAAGGCGGGCAGATTATAAACTGAAAACAAGGAAGACAATGAGTTTTATCATAGTGCTTAAACCTCCATAAATATAGATGCCCAGTTGCATGCTTATAGTTCCAACACCAGGCTTGAACATGGTATGATGGTTAGAAGAAGGAATTCAAGTTATTGCTTTGGGAACATGGGTATAATGGTCTGCTATGAAGTTTAATAGTTCACATTTTGTCATTTTAGCAGTTTCCATgttcagagataaagaaaaaaaaatgtagtGAAATAATTTATATGCATGCTCATTAAAAGTCTTGTATCTTATAATCAGCTGTTACGTGGTCGCAATTCCTCTAAGGTACCTCAACAACTGTATAGACTATAGTGCTTTTTTTCTACAAAGGGTTGAACAGCTGCCTTTGGTATTTTAGAACCACCTACATGTTAAGACTTAAATTCACTTAAATATATGTTCTTTCCACTAACCATATATATGATAGTAAACAGAAAGAGATCAAAACAATACAATAACAAGAAAGCGAACAATGAACAAGACAAAAGAATCTATTTTCATTCAGCATATTTTTAAAAGCACTTACTCTCATCGAAGCTGTTGCTGATAGACTGTAATCTTGCATAAGATCGCGAGATAGAATTGCTGAAAGCTCTTCTGAGACCCAGGATATCCATAAATTATGAGCTCTAATGCAAAGGTCTTGTATTGCTCTATTAAGTTCTTCAAGTTGTGGGCTTGAAGCATCATTAGCTCCATATAAAGCTGCAGTGACTACAGAATTCTGCCTTTTCAAAGAAGCACTACTTTTTATGGTCCTGTCATGCCTAGGAGATTCGACTGAGGAAAGCCTTGAGACGGCTGACTTGCCAGGGATGTCAGCCACAGCTTTGTTCACCCACAACTTTGGTGAGCCAAGTATTACAGGAATGTGTTTCGAATGTTTTTGGAATGCAAACAACAGTCTCCCAATAAATAGAGACCTCTGAACAGTTATAGATGGGGGTAACACGAACTCACCTTCCTTGTTACTATTTTTCATGGCATCATACAATTGTTCCATCTCGGTCTTAAGCTCTTTAAGTATGGTAGACATACTCCCGTAACACTTATTTTGTAGATAAGGAGCTAGGTTCTTTAATCTCGAAGACGCCTTTGGAGATTCCAAAAAGCTCAAAAGATCCTCTAGGACACTCTCACAGTGACTGTCCAAAACATCCCTTATCCTGCTAACTTCAGTCCCGAGGTAAGCACTGAGGCAGGAGCGAAAATCAGTTTCTTCAGCATGAACTTTCGAACCACctgatttattatataaatccATGAACCAAACCCCACCACCTATTGGAGATCTATTCATGTATGCCTGAAAATCAACTCGGTCACCATTTGCCTCGGCAATACCATGAATCGACTCCTTCACATTAACAGATTTACTCAGCTCATAAAATCCAGATTCTATGATTGCTTCCATTCTCCCGATAAAAGCATTTTCAAATATCTCGTCCCACAGATCTGCATCATCTCCCAAAACAAGCTCGCGAGTTCTCTTCCACGGCAACTCGACTTCAGAACCAAACACACTCTTAAGCCACTCCAAACTCCCTTCCAACACCAACTTCCCTTCCATAGTCTCACGCATCATCTTCTCAGCAGCAGCAAGCTGATGACCATTCTCAATCACATCAATCAAAAATCTCCCATTAATCTTTGAAACTATCTCAGCCCCACAGTTCCTCAACCAATCCGAACACGACTGTGCGATATAATCACGATCAAGCATTACCATCACAGACTCCAACTTATCCCTAAACGCCTTCCACAACCTAACTTCCTCCTCCGGATTGGTAATTCCACCAAACAACTGCGACACAGGGGGTGAACTCAAAATTGTCTTATAGAACACTGGCATAT
This genomic window contains:
- the LOC108227535 gene encoding conserved oligomeric Golgi complex subunit 1 translates to MRMSLSPSSPSADGKFYDREKDADLLFRSKPVSEIRTIEASTRKQIDDKSEELRQLVGNRYRDLIDSADSIVLMKKSAESISENISAIHDAILNSLSLTSANKSVSAPNSTRSKTYGIACRVKYLVDTPENIWGHLDEFMFLESATRYMRAKHVHFSLDQMNDASNRNVLVNFPLLRHQWQIVESFKAQISVRSRERLLLLDLSKGVGVGVYADALAAVAVIDELDPVQVLGLFLESRKSCISQKLSGCLSGSNVGGEEVISVFCEVLKVIQVSVAQVGELFMQVLSDMPVFYKTILSSPPVSQLFGGITNPEEEVRLWKAFRDKLESVMVMLDRDYIAQSCSDWLRNCGAEIVSKINGRFLIDVIENGHQLAAAEKMMRETMEGKLVLEGSLEWLKSVFGSEVELPWKRTRELVLGDDADLWDEIFENAFIGRMEAIIESGFYELSKSVNVKESIHGIAEANGDRVDFQAYMNRSPIGGGVWFMDLYNKSGGSKVHAEETDFRSCLSAYLGTEVSRIRDVLDSHCESVLEDLLSFLESPKASSRLKNLAPYLQNKCYGSMSTILKELKTEMEQLYDAMKNSNKEGEFVLPPSITVQRSLFIGRLLFAFQKHSKHIPVILGSPKLWVNKAVADIPGKSAVSRLSSVESPRHDRTIKSSASLKRQNSVVTAALYGANDASSPQLEELNRAIQDLCIRAHNLWISWVSEELSAILSRDLMQDYSLSATASMRGWEETVVKPEQSADSPSEMKISLPSMPSLYITSFLFQACEEIHRVGGHVLDRTILQNFALKLLEKVIGIYGDLLSNQEVLDTRVSEKGVLQILLDLRFSADILSGGDSSGNGDVSRPPKVKTSYRKRQDKHQTKKSVSGERIDALINRLAQRLDPIDWLTYEPYLWENEKQSYLRHAVLFGFFVQLNRMYTDAVQKLPTNSESNIMRCSTVPRFKYLPISAPALSAKGTSKTSISASMDDVSSRNSWKDYMHNEHSRNIDIDEDSGFGVATPFLKSFMQVGSRFGESTLRLGSMLTDGQVSRFGDILPVQAAGLLSSFTAGRPDI
- the LOC108225117 gene encoding uncharacterized protein LOC108225117, with product MVMEDPNPKTCERCHHCAGPLSKHMETSNWTIAPLIRDSFSMIGSAVGGTASAFYGFNHAMPIVRRWVKGPMWLHFLVGAPPVIVFSSACAGLAGGAVPALAQLASSSYHAAVSSPSLPPPSPQDAKMNKSRTSSTL